From Oryza sativa Japonica Group chromosome 4, ASM3414082v1, one genomic window encodes:
- the LOC4336717 gene encoding protein DETOXIFICATION 49, translating into MTTCADDQTGCAFFAPLLSSKGAEVVILVAGDEAEEQQPAPVLTSKPPGRLAKAVNEAWSVSLGVAFPVTPSMFTCSARGEARSILGLAFPMILTGLLLYLRSMISMLFLGHLGGLALAGGSLAIGFANITGYSVLSGLAMGMEPICGQAFGAGNYALLGVTMQRTVLLLIAAAIPIGGLWVQMRPLLLFCGQDAAIAAVAETYIFASLPDLVLQAFLHPVRIYLRTQSINLPLTVCAGLAIAIHLPINYVLVVVLGLGVKAVALASVLANLNLVLFLLAYIFLKGVHKRTGGFLLSAESFRGWGELISLALPSCVSVCLEWWWYEIMILLCGLLLNPQATVASMGILIQTTSLIYIFPSSLSFGVSTRVSNELGAGQPEEASRAATVGLVLGFGFGAFASAFAFLVRNVWASMFTADPAIVALTASVLPILGLCELGNCPQTTGCGVLRGSARPKDAASINLRSFYLVGTPVALVMAFWFHLDFRGLWFGLLAAQATCTVRMLLVIGRTDWAAEAKRSKQLTGAGAANMESDDRVAADEKSRLPVDTDVERSSDHTDRC; encoded by the coding sequence ATGACGACCTGCGCGGATGACCAGACGGGCTGCGCCTTCTTCGCCCCCTTGCTGTCCTCCAAGGGGGCGGAGGTCGTCATCTTGGTGGCCGGCGATGAGGCGGAGGAGCAGCAGCCGGCGCCGGTGCTGACGAGCAAGCCGCCGGGTCGGCTCGCCAAGGCGGTGAACGAAGCCTGGTCCGTTTCTTTGGGCGTCGCGTTCCCGGTGACGCCGTCCATGTTCACCTGCTCGGCACGGGGCGAGGCGCGGTCCATTCTTGGCCTCGCATTCCCGATGATACTGACGGGTTTGCTGCTCTATCTCCGGTCGATGATCTCGATGCTATTCCTTGGTCACCTCGGCGGGCTGGCCCTCGCCGGCGGGTCCCTCGCCATCGGATTCGCCAATATTACCGGCTACTCTGTCCTCTCCGGCCTCGCCATGGGCATGGAGCCGATATGCGGTCAGGCCTTCGGCGCGGGCAATTACGCGCTCCTGGGCGTCACCATGCAGCGGACGGTGCTCCTCCTCATCGCGGCCGCCATCCCCATAGGTGGCCTGTGGGTGCAGATgcggcctctcctcctcttctgtGGCCAGGACGCCGCCATCGCGGCGGTCGCCGAGACCTACATTTTCGCGTCTCTCCCTGACCTCGTGCTCCAGGCATTCCTCCACCCGGTGAGGATATACCTCAGGACGCAATCCATCAACCTGCCCCTCACCGTGTGCGCCGGCCTGGCCATTGCCATCCACCTCCCCATCAACTACGTTCTCGTAGtcgtcctcggcctcggcgTAAAGGCGGTCGCATTGGCGTCCGTGCTGGCCAACTTGAACCTCGtgctcttcctcctcgcctACATCTTCTTGAAAGGCGTCCACAAGCGCACCGGCGGTTTCCTTCTGTCCGCCGAGAGCTTCCGTGGCTGGGGCGAGCTCATCAGCCTCGCGCTGCCGAGCTGCGTGAGCGTCTGCCTCGAGTGGTGGTGGTACGAGATCATGATCCTGCTGTGCGGCCTGCTGCTGAACCCGCAGGCGACGGTGGCGTCCATGGGCATACTGATCCAGACCACGTCGCTCATATACATCTTCCCTTCGTCGCTCAGCTTCGGCGTGTCCACCCGCGTGAGCAACGAGCTAGGCGCGGGGCAGCCCGAGGAGGCGAGCCGCGCAGCCACGGTGGGGCTCGTGCTCGGCTTCGGGTTCGGCGCCTTCGCCTCCGCGTTCGCGTTCCTCGTGCGCAACGTGTGGGCGAGCATGTTCACGGCCGACCCGGCCATCGTCGCGCTCACCGCGTCCGTGCTGCCCATCCTGGGCTTGTGCGAGCTCGGCAACTGCCCGCAGACGACGGGGTGCGGGGTGCTGCGCGGCAGCGCGCGGCCCAAGGACGCCGCGAGCATCAACCTCCGCTCCTTCTACCTCGTCGGGACGCCCGTGGCGCTCGTCATGGCATTCTGGTTCCACTTGGACTTCAGGGGCCTCTGGTTCGGTCTGCTCGCTGCGCAGGCCACCTGCACGGTGCGCATGCTGCTGGTCATCGGCCGGACGGATTGGGCGGCCGAGGCCAAGCGGTCCAAGCAGCTCACCGGAGCGGGCGCCGCCAACATGGAGAGTGACGACAGAGTTGCCGCGGACGAGAAGTCGCGCTTACCCGTCGATACGGACGTGGAGCGATCGAGCGATCACACTGATCGGTGTTGA